The genomic DNA TCTCGTAGGTCGTCAAAGTTATGGAGTTCAAGACATCCAGCACTGAAACATAATCTTCAGTTTATCTTCTCAATTAGGACATCAAATTGACTGTAGACAAGATCATTCAAAACCACAAAACGTCTCAAGCTCAACCCCAAAGTCTCGATCAACAATGTTTGAAGAATTAAATAATTCTGTTACATATGAGAAAGGGATAGAAAAATATGAGAATTGACATCGGCTACAAACAAAATCAATCAGATATATAAAGATATTGAGATTGAATTCAACAACGAAAGTACGCCGCTTTAATTGAGCAACTTGAAAAAGGTTGTCGTTGCAAAGAGTCGATTTTTTGACCTCTTGATGGATAATATAGTCCAGTATTTTACATGTATTTTTGGGACTACATTTATAATTTGTAgcacatatttatatattgacAAAGACCCTCCTAATTTGTAGCACATCTTCCATATATATTGACAAAGATCCTTCTACCAAAGTTGCTGGAATACAAGATAAAAACTGCCTACCTGTTTCATGTGACTGCCTTATGTATAAACTATATCTACAATCGAATAGAATATGAAAGTAAACATTGCATAATTGAAAGCAGTTTGTTACAACAGGTTATTTGGAAAAACTTTAGAAAATTATCTGTAAACTACTCATGGTCATGCggtattatattttcataaactatttcAAGATAGGTCCAAATAAGTTCTTCCAAACACCACAGCATCAAAGTTCATTGTGGTTGTagaatttttaattacaaagtaaaatatttaaaccGACCTATTCACTTCTCACGTGATCATGGCTCTAAACTCAAATCTAGCTttattcataaaacaaaatagCCTATCTAGTAAGAAAGAACCAAGGAGCCAATCCCAAATTTTGCATCTGAAAAATTATCACATTAGAGAATCCTCAACTCAAATCTAAACAAATGTACAATCTAAacttcatcaatcaaatcatggAACCAAAAAAAAGAGAACTATTTGGAATCAACTCAAGTATATTCCAATTCAAAAACTTTCttgattttttcttatttgGACAAAGATAAGATAACCATCATCGTTAGATATGCGGGATTGACTTAGACCGAATAAGATTTTTAAGTAGAGCTTTCTCTTCATCAATTTTCTGTTTCTCCTTTGCATCTTTCGGTTTGatcttcctcttctcttccAAGATCCACTTGAAGAGTCCACGCCGTTGATCTTCCGGAATTTCTCTTTTGATCCCAGGATTTGCAGTTGGTGCTGGGGATACATGTGTCTCGACAACCGGAGATGTAATATCTTTAAACTGCAGCAGAGTTCAGACAATCATCAGTCACATGTCTAGCAACAAGTTCAAGTCAGGTTTTGAACATAGAAATAAACTCAAATGCACTAGAGTTGAGATCAGAAAAAACAAATCAGTAAGATCATATAGTTAAAATCTGATTTGCTagagaaaaaaaacttcaaattttattatcaaaacaaaattgcagTTGCAGCTATCCACTGTGAAACAGTACTGTAGAGGATAACCCCCTTCCAAAAGATAAGAGAAGTAAAGACAGGTAAGCCTATACTATAAATGTTTCAATCTCATTCAATCCTCATGTTCCTACAATAACGCATACAGTTGTTAAGAGTAGTGCACCACGGTtgaacaaaaatacaaacaaaagcaTCTGTGACAAATTTATTGCATGTTTAAATCAGATGGATGAGTTATGACATAATGAAACATATTGCAAAATACCTTGATCAGTTTTGCTGACAACAGCCTTCTGAAGGCTGTCGGCGCCCAGTCATGAtcctaaaaaatacaaaaaaaatattgtataagaaatataaaaacagTGCAGTTTCCAACCAAATGGAATGCTATAACATTTCAGTTTGTAACAATCAGTATTATGTCGTTTCttaaacataaaatttaaataattaaaagttgaaTCATAGATCACACCCTACCACAAGGGGCACCTAAGTCTCAAGATGCACTTAGCATTCACTCACAAAAACCGCAAGTCACAGTGACCATGTTTCAGGAGGCATGAAGTGGATGCAGAACATTGGATAGCTAGTTTACTGTTTACATGTAAAATAATGCTGAAATGCGTATTTTCTATGACTTTGATTTGATTACTGATTATGTATTAAGAAAAACTACTAGCATAATGGTTTCTCACTCAGCTTAAATTAGAAACGAACATATACTCAGGCAAGGGGCAAACCAATCAGTTAAGGTTACATTCAAAAAAGTGTATGTTTGATGAAAATGTAAAGCTATTTagatttatattcatatattaatTAGGGAAACTCTAATAAGTACAAGGTTATAGATCTTTTAGAAATCTGTATAGATAATGATATATTGATAATTTGCAAAAGTATAAGGATTACAACCAGTTGTAGTCCAATACACAGTAGTAAACAATGATTATGAAAACAATAAAACCTTCAAAGTTACAGTGATAGGAACCTAGCAAGATAACTTAAGAATGTAACTACTAACAAGATCAAGTGAACATAAACCGTACCTGATCCGGAGCATGCTCCAAGCATTGTCGATGGTAGATGGTGGACCATGGTGGAGAGCCAAAAACCTGCCATACCGGCCAACAAATCGTGCCGCCATATCCGAGTATGGCGTCATCGTGCCGCCATCCTTCAATAAATTGGCCACGGCGGAAAGCCAAAATTCTGCCTCGAAAATTCGCCATGGCGCTGCCATGACCGACATTGGAAATCTTTGAATCTATAAAGTGCAAGTTTTCAGGAGGCAATGCAAGACCATCATCATATCCATACTTTCGAAGTAAAGTCCATATTATCTCAGGACGACCAAATTGATTGCAAATAAGAGTTATAAATTCGTTTTCAGTTATAGTTCCAAGTTCCTTCCTTTCCTCTTCGAGCAAAGGAGCCATGAAACAATTAACctgtcataatttttttttttaataagcttaTATAATAAAGCTAAAATGCACCATGCTATAATACTTGGATAATAAACAAGTGGCcaatgttaaaaaactaaaacctgTAAATCATTCAATTCATCTGAGCTAAGGTATCCCTCCTCATTACCGTCACACTTTTTAAAAATGGCCCTCAAAGCTTCGGTCAATTGAGGCGTTGGAGCTACATAGTTTGACTTCCGAAGAAATAAAGGAAATTCTGGAAAGAGAACAGCTCTATGAGCATCATAAAAACCTGCATCGATCTGCAAAAAAGGGAAATTATATTATCCAGATATAATTGTGTCACTTTGAACTAATTAGAATTAGATTTCGAAAGGAGTCGTTACATTGTCCCGCAGAAATGCTGAACACAGTTGGTACTTTTCGAACCTGGGGAAATCTTTCATTACTTTTTCTACATCTGATTTGACCGTAGAAAGATTACACGCCAGATCACTTTTACATCCAACGAGTATCAATGGAACAGCAATTGTCTGTAAATAGATGATTTTACACAATTGAGagtgttttaaaaaaacaaacggAAAAAGGAACTGGAGTTGCggaaaaaaaagacaaaaattgaTATTAGAACCTTCAATTCCAAGTTGCTGACACGATTCAACCAATATTGTTTCAGATTTTGAAGAGTTTGAGGTCGAGCACAATCAAAAGTGAGTATTATAGCATCAGCATTCTTTAGTTCGGAATCAACGGTAGATTCTTTCTGACTAAAGTCAATATAGAGTAAAAATGTTATAAAGAATAAATTCAAAACGCATTTCGTTTTCCATTATAAGAACTTCAAATTTTATACCTCGAAGAGGTGTCGACAATGGTGGCTTGCACCAGATCAGGAAAAAAGTTGATCAGTAACTTCGAGGGTTGTAATAAGGATGGGACGCTCAAGAAATTTGTATCGTAGACCTCATCGTAGTCCTCATCCCCGACATCGACCTCGGTCATGCCTAGGGCATAGATGAGGGAGGATTTTCCCGTATCCTTGTCTCCAGCCACAACAATTCGAACTCCAATGCAATCTTTAGCGATTGGATAGATGTTGTTGGATGCGGCACTAACCTTTTCCTCCTTCGTATaatcataagattttaaatatTCAACGGCCATGATAGTGTTTCTGCTgtttacactacaagaaaaatgagttttagCGCGTCAGCAGAAAATATGATGCTTTAAGGCAAAAAAATCAAGATGCCAACAGCTTTTAGCGTCAACATAGCATCCTTGAAGCTAAAAACTAGCTTCCTACTGGCCCTTTTCTTGAATGGcaaaatatatagtatataaATATGAAAACCTGGGAATTTAACCCCAAAAGTATAAGTGCATCACAAAAACACAACAACTACCCAACATCAGAAGTGCAAGGGATCCAAGAAATAGGACAACACACAAAGCgcaaaaacaaaacatacacaAGTAACACCAAAAGGTCACCATAAGGAAGGcccccaaaaaacaaaaaccaccctATCCTTCAAAAGAATGCGAGAATAGAAAGCAAGCTGCCAGGCAAAGCTGAGCAGGGGGCAACCAGTCAACCACCGCTCCACACCCACAACACCACACCCTACCGATACTAGCACATGACATGTTGACCGCGCCTCCCACTTGTACAAGGAGCAGAGGCTAGCAGAACTCTTATCGTGGAACCATTTCCAAGAGGAAAACTTCACCCCATCCACAATCAACTTGACAGTCGGAGTCCCTCTAGCAAAACCCCAAAATAGCATTTACAAAAGTGGACACTAAAATTGAAGCTAAAGGCCTATTTAAAGTGCATCATCTAAAAGTAGACACTACTTAGCGTTTGGAATATGTTGGCgctaaaaacttattttaaaatcgGCTATGAATTTAACAgactttaaaatatatattttaatttaataaagaaaataatctgTGTTTCTACCCACTAATATCCATAACCAAAATTTACTACATAGCCATAATTTTATACGACATAACTATGTTTGCATAATTTGATGTCTTCATTGATATCTAGCCAATATTCTCAAACAAAGGAAACTCCAACAATCACAACAATATTTGAAAAACAGTTTCTCAAGGAAGATTCAAATGATaagagctaaaaaaaaaaaaaggctatcCTCAAAGCAACTTCCTAGTTCCTACTGTACAATTACAAGCAATACGAAAATCTAGAGATTCAAAATTCACAGTTGAGagacatataaataaaaaagcacAATTACAATCAATAAATGAATGCCAAATCTACACCAAATGCAACATCATCCCCCACCTTAATATTTACCGATACACGCAGAAACTACAGAAGGTTGAAAGCTCCAATGCGCAAACAAACTGACATAGTCCAAATCATTGTTACAGCCGGCACAAGTAGGACAGGGGATTTCcagcaacaacaacacataACAGAATACACAAAGAGGTTAGAAGTGAGTCCAAACtgaattttaaacaataaaactTAATTTATGATGTCAATAATGAGTGATTTTCAGAAATAAGTTAGAGTCTTTTGTAAAATGTGGGTGAAGGATTTTGTACTAGAAATAATTTAAACTAAGAAATTATGGAAGGAAGAAAACTCACCCTTGAAGATGAAGAGTCATCAGCAAAAGGGAATTTTCTTGCACGGTGGATTTGAGTGAGAAtttgctgtttttgaaaatgaaaagtatggaaataaaatatactaatcagtccaaaatcaatcaaaggaaaaaagaaaaagaggaagatgatgatgatttaccGTGAAGGGTGAAAATGGGTGTTGGTAGTGTTGCTCTAAATGTTGATTTCTCCTACCAAATAGAAAGCCTAGCTAACAAAGAGCTCGGAAATGCTCTTCATAGCTCCAATCaaggtttttgttttgaggAAGTAAAGTAGCAGTAGTTCTAGTACTGTCAGTAGGTTAGGGCAAAATGTTGATTTTCTCGGACTTGTTGTCACGTCCAAAGAATTAGGAAAACAAAtggttatatattttcttatccctataaaattggggaTTCTAATTTTAGTCTAGACTTTTTAATTcttacaaaaagaaattacatGTAATTTTATCTTGTTAAAACTAAATTCGTTTAATTATCCCTCAACTATTAGAAAATTATAAAAGgtttatttactaaaatttatactttttttaacaTGAGATAAAATTAACTTCAAGattaaagtaataaaaatttaaatgtagaaatcaaattttgaactaATTTTTTGTGGAGGAATTTTTAGTAATTTTCTTAACacttctacaaaaaaaaaaattaaaagtttaaacataaataaacaaatttggaTTTAGAAAGGACTAAAACTGagtatgaaatttttttatagggactaaaaaactattaaaattaagtatgaactaaacttaaaaggttccattttatagtgacaaaaaacatatgcatcccaaaaaataatttttgtacaaaaaagaaaagaaaagaagttttagaACCAAAATACTCCAAAAGTATTTGTTGAGATCTttactaaaaatcaaaattaaaagagaatcatcttaaaatcaaattagatATAAAACTAACGAGATAACTAACAAACTGGATAATAgcttattatttattgttgataaCATAATTTATTATAAGTTGATAGTTTATGATTGATGGATGATTTACGgtagataaattaattaaagtgttttgtaaaatgacataaaatacATTCTTAATTCATGATAAAaagtttatcaattattttttaagtttatagaatttagtaatttaaaattatgttagCGAAATAAGAGTACATCAAACTAATAATAGTATTAGCTAGCATTAACAAATTAGTCTAGCAGCTTTTagaaacatatattaaaaataacatagaTAGTATTAGCTAGCATGAACTGATTTTTAAAGTAATAGGAATTAAGTTcaacaaaataacaaacatataattaaaaatattctcATGCATAAGTTCGTGCAACACTGTGTATACAACCATGTCATATGATTAATTTGTGAaacatttgtgtttttttggtataaattaattataatgaGTGCACTAAATATGTGCTAGTATGGGAACCGATTGTGGAACATTTGTGTAGGAAATCGAATTCGTGAGACCACAAATATATTAGTCTTAGAGGCTATAAAATAAGTTAGCTATGGAGGCTTAAAACAAAGACTTCACTAGCCTTATGATTGACTTTATTGTTGG from Medicago truncatula cultivar Jemalong A17 chromosome 8, MtrunA17r5.0-ANR, whole genome shotgun sequence includes the following:
- the LOC25500249 gene encoding mitochondrial Rho GTPase 1; the protein is MAVEYLKSYDYTKEEKVSAASNNIYPIAKDCIGVRIVVAGDKDTGKSSLIYALGMTEVDVGDEDYDEVYDTNFLSVPSLLQPSKLLINFFPDLVQATIVDTSSSQKESTVDSELKNADAIILTFDCARPQTLQNLKQYWLNRVSNLELKTIAVPLILVGCKSDLACNLSTVKSDVEKVMKDFPRFEKYQLCSAFLRDNIDAGFYDAHRAVLFPEFPLFLRKSNYVAPTPQLTEALRAIFKKCDGNEEGYLSSDELNDLQVNCFMAPLLEEERKELGTITENEFITLICNQFGRPEIIWTLLRKYGYDDGLALPPENLHFIDSKISNVGHGSAMANFRGRILAFRRGQFIEGWRHDDAILGYGGTICWPVWQVFGSPPWSTIYHRQCLEHAPDQDHDWAPTAFRRLLSAKLIKFKDITSPVVETHVSPAPTANPGIKREIPEDQRRGLFKWILEEKRKIKPKDAKEKQKIDEEKALLKNLIRSKSIPHI